The DNA sequence caaaaatgcacatgaaaaaagaaagacacaaaataagaaaacatcaagatcaaacaagaggacttatcaagaacacttgaagatcatgaagaacactatgaatgcatggattttcgaaaaatgcaagaaaaattttaaagcatgcaattgacaccaaacttaaaaattgactcaagactcaaacagaaacataaatatttttgattttatgatttctaatttttttggatttttaattattttcgaaaataaagtttgaaaaacgaaaaataagagaaaaatttttgaaaaagatttttgaaaagaaaattacctaatctgaggaacaagatgaaccgtcagttgtccatactcgaacaatccccggcaacggcgccaaaaacttggtggacgaaattgtgatcacatgttatttgtttataaaggatgtttactcttagggcactgtttattttcttcacaactccgttcaactaaccagcaagtgtactgggtcgtccaagtaataaccttacgtgagtaagggtcgaatccacagagattgttggtatgaagcaagctatggtcaccttgcaaatctcagttaggcagattaaaaaagtaattgtgattattggattgtaaataaaaaggaataataaaagggatagaaatacttatgcagattcattggtaggaattcagataagcggaatggagatgctgtagagctctcagACGCCtgctcccactgcttctactcatccttcttactcctttccatggcaagctttgtataggggttcaccatcaactgtggctactttcatcctcacggggaaatatcctatgcggctgtcactcgcacagctaaccagtctggaggcatcacccatgttgatagctacatcccatcctcgcagtgaaagctaatgctcgcactctgtcacagtacggccaatcaccggtttggttccctcccctactggaatagaatccctcttttgcgtctgtcactaacgcccagcaggttacaggtttgaagcacgtcacagtcattcattaccggaatcctactcggaataccacagacaaggtgagactttccggattcccaggatcctactcgcaccacagacaaggttggactttccggatcctcataaatgctgccatctatctagcttataccacgaagattctgttggggaatctaagagatacacattcaagctctgttgcatgtagaacggaagtggttgtcaatcacgcacgttcatcagtgagaatagtgatgagggttatctaactcatcacattcatcatgttcttgggtacgaatgaatattggaataagaataagatagagatttgaataaaaaaatagaacttcattaatctttgaggtacagcagagctccacacccttaatctatggtgtgcagaaactccaccgttgaaaatacataagtaagaggtccaggcatggccgaatggccagccccctccatgatcaagtgaccgaatgataaaagacttgaagtggtcaaaagatgtctaatacaatagataaatgtcctatatatactagactagctactagggtttacatgagtaagtaattgatgcataaatccacttccggggcccacttggtgtgtgcttgggctgagcttgatcaatacacgagcagaggcttctcttggagttgaactctgagttatgacgtgttttgggcgttcaactccggataatgacgtttttttggcgtttaactccagacagcagcgtgtacttggcgttcaacgccaggttgcgtcgtcattcttcgaataaagtatggactattatatattgctggaaagccctggatgtctactttccaacgtcattgagagcgcgccaattggagttctgtagctccagaaaatccatttcgagtgcagggaggtcagattccaacagcatcagcagtccttttgtcagcctttttcagagttttgctcaaatccctcaatttcagtcagaatttacctgaaatcacagaaaaacacacaaacagtccagaaatgtgaatttaacataaaaactaaggaaaacatccctaaaagtagctcaaacttactaaaaactatataaaaacaatgccaaaaagcgtataaattatccgctcatcaggtaaCAATGCTGAAAAATCAGACTCATGTAGCTCTTACACTTTATGGCATTATAAACTTGGACATGATGCTCCTAAAATTGTAAAATATGTCCTTACAAATTGTAATTCtccaaaatataataaaattgtcAATTTTTCAGATTCCTCTAACTCTGTTTGTGATCATTGTATGCAAGCAAAATGTAAAAGTTACCATTTCCTATTTCAGAAACTACATATCATTATCCTTTAGAACTTGTTTACTCTGGCGTTTAAGGTCCAACATCCATGATTTTTCACCTTGAATTTCGATATTATGTGACTTTTATCGATGCATACTCTAGATGTACCTATATCTATTTTCTTGGAAATAAGTCACAGGTTTTTGAAgcttttaaataatataaagcATCCATGGAAAAATCTCATAGGTCATAACATCAAAATGCTTCAATCCGACAATGGTAAGAAATATCTCTCTCATTCCTTTAAAGAATACCTTCAACATCATGGCATTTTTAGCACTTATCATGTCCAGACATCCCAGAACAAAATCGGCGTGCAGCGAGGAAGTATCGCCACATCATTGAAATGGGTTTGGCCATGCTTTCTCATGCCAAAATGCCTTTCAACTACTAGgatgaatattttttaactacTACATATATAATTAATCGCTTGCCTACTCTTATTTTATCTCACAAAACACCCTATGAAATGATTTTCTTTGCTAAACCTGATTACACATTTTTTAAGACCTTTGGCAGCGCTTGTTACCCTCACCTTCTCTCTTACAATACTGCCAAATTTTATTATAAGTtacaaaaatatgtttttttggGCTATTCCACTCAACACAAAGATTACAAATGTCTTTTTCTGCTAGTAAAATTTATATTACCCTCCATGCTCCCTTTgatgaatttcaatttccatTTTAAAGTTTATTCTTCCCCAAACTAGACAACACAAAATCCTTATACAAGACACTAGTTCCTTGCATACCAACTATACAACCAATGCTGTTCCCCACCTCGAAAACCTACTATACCCAACGACAACACTGAACCACATATAACAACCTCCCCCATCCATCTCACCCTCAACCTCATTTGATCTTATACAACCATTAACATTTCATCAGACTTTTCCGCTTGATGAATCCTTATTATCTAGACCCATACAATAGCAGCAACCTATATCTATAGTAGACATTCCACTACCTTCCAATAGCACACACCCTACTAATACTCACCAAATAATCACTAGATCAAAGAGTGGCATATCAAAATCTAAAGCATATACTACTATACATAGCACTAATGATATAGAAGAACTACCATCCAAAAATGCTACTTTAGCTCTCAAAATACCAAAATGACATGATGCCTTGAAAGAGGAATACAAAGCCCTAATGAACACCAAAATCTGGACCCTTGTCATACCTCTACCTCATGCCAATATTATTGGCTGCAAGTGGGTctttacaattaaaaaaaaaaacccggATGGTACCATACAATGTTACAAAGTTTTCTTGGTGGCAAAAGGGTTCCACCAAGCTGAAGGCTTTGATTTTAAGGAAGTTTTTAGTCCACTTATAAGACCTGCTACTATACGTGTGATTCTATCTATTGCTTTAATAACGCATTTTTAAATAGGAATTTACATCAAGTTATTTATATGACATAGTCTTTAGGGTTTGTTCAAGGCACATCAGGCATGGTTTGTAAACTAAATAAGAGCCTTTATGGCCTCAAACAAGCACAACGAGAGTGGTTTTTAAAACTTAGTCATACTTtacaaaaatttggtttttACTCTACAAATTAGATACTCCCCTTTTTGTTAGAAATTATGGTAATAGTGTTATGTATTTACTTTGTTATATTGATGATATTATACTTACGGATAGTGATTCTCATGCTATATCTGACATGATAcaaaaattacataatattttctCTCTTAAAGATCTTGGGTATTTAAGTTATTTCTTAGATATTGAAGTCTTACACACTCAAACAGGACAACTACATTTATCTTAAACAAGATATATTACTAATTTGTTATCCAAAGTTGGCATGCAAGGAGCTACTCCCATGCCCACTCCAATAATCTCCTTCTTTCAACTACTGTCATCAGGATCTCAAGATTTCAAAGATCCAAATTTATATCGGTCTATAGTGGGAGCTCTACAGTATGTCACCATCACTAGGCCTGagctttcttttgctgtttgCAAAGTAAGCTAATACATGCACAAGCCATTGGTATCTCATTGGAAGACTGTTAAACGAATATTGCGCTACCTACAAGGGACAAAGACTCATGGGTTAATTTTTCATACATTCAACGACTACAGAATATATGGATTTTTGGATTCTGATTGAGCAGCTGATCTCGAAGACTGAAACTCAATCTCTAGGTATTGTATATATTTAGGAACTAACTTAATTATTTGGTCATGCtggaaacaaaataaaatctcTAGATCTTCCACTGAAGCAGAGTTCAGAAGCTTGGCTGCATGTGAAGGGGACATTTACTGGCTCACAAATCTGTTGATGGAACTTGGAATAAAGCTTCAGACTGCTCCTACAATTCTGTGTGATAACATGAGCACAGTTCTTTAAACTTATAATCCGATATAACATGACAGGACAAAATATTTTCAACTAGATATTTAAGTCATTTGAGACAACCTTACAAAAAGGTTATTGCATGTGGTCTACATTCTAGGAAGTAAGCAAATCGCAGATATTTTGACCAAATCCCTCACTGTTGTCACATTCGAGCGATTGAAGAGGAAACTCAGATTGGTTCCAAAACCAATCTTGAGTTTGAAGGGAGTGAAAAGGATACGGGTTAGTCAATTTGTATAAGAAAAGTTTGTTAGAATTTGTTATTAATAGTAGAGTGGGATGAGATATGTTTGGCTGGGTTGTTGTGAATGATGAGTCCTCTGTTCTCTCATTCTTAGGACTATATAAGACTCAGCCTAGCTGTAATTCACACACAATTTTATAATCTCAAATTCtcttttcagtttttttttctaGCTCTCTAATTCTCTGCTTAAACTAGAATTCGTTCAGGGATACATTAAAAGAGATAGAACAAAACATATTTCACCAAAACTCTTCTACTCTCATGATCTTTAACAAAATAGTGATATAGACGTTTAACAAATTCATTCCAATAATAATTTAGCAGATTTGTTCACTAAAGCACTACCTACTTCAACATTTGAGGAGTCAGTATATAAGATTGGGATGCGTCAGCTAAGAGATATCAAGTGGTGTATTAACGAGACAGTTATCTAACGTATTATACTAAGGACATCCAAGATGAgtgttataaatatatttattatctatATCTTAAATTGTAACCATAATTTAAATTTCAAGTAGATAGAATCAGTTATAGATGTAACCAAGGTGAGTCATCTAGAAGTTGGATGCTTGGTTATAAATAACCCTCTTGTGATGTTATGTATACAACATCAATCATTAATAAAATCATCTTTTATTCTTCCTATTCTCTTTCATCTTCCTTCCCTTTCCATTCTCTaatatttattttcataatGAAACAAATATATTTcttaaaatctaaaaatttagaaacaaaaagagttttaaaaaataaaaattgaaaataaaaacagaaaatattttcttatacaaacaccatgaattctcacttaTTTTTTCACAAATCACATTCTTGTGTGAATGGACGGTGACGACGAGGAGTTGATGGCGTAAGAGACCGCCTTGTATGACCATCAGATTCGCGTTTGGGGAGTTGATGCTCAACGAAGGTCCTTTATTCACCTTCTTTGCTTAACCTGCTTCCTTTTTCTCCTCTTTTAACctaatttaaattttgctaTTTTTACCCCTCTGaatttctctctcttttatttCAGACTAAGCAAAGCTCATGTCCTAGTCTATGGCATGAAAGGAACCATAGTGGAGGTAAACCTTtcccaaaataaataaattattattttttcatgtTGGTGTCTTAGAAGAGTATGTGCTACTTGTTTAGTTTTGTAAGAATATTGTTCTTTTTGGGGTGTGGAGTTTTACCTTAATAGATGATCGGATTGCCTCCAAAGAAGCTTTCTCATATAACTTTCTCATCCCTCTGGATGAGAATGTCTATGGTGGTAAGACCCTTGCTCAGCTTTGTTGTGATTCCCTTAAAAAATTCAATCCTATGGTTCGTGTTTACGTCCAGAAAGGTTGCCTCTTGCCTTAATCTCAATgcattgatttatttttatttacctttttctacctataattttcttttgtttgcaTTGCCTTTTGGTGATTTGTCAACTTTCAATGTAGGCTTCTTCAACAACTTTGATGTTGTTGTCAGTTCTTGCTCGCTTCCAGCCAAGGTAATGTACATCTTTAAGAATTCCAAATTAGTAATTGCAATATTATGCAGACTCAATTTGTCCATTTGTCCTTAATCCTCTTGTTTGTATTTATTCTTTTGTTATAGAAATTAGCCAATGAGAAATATCGTAAGATCTCGAAACGAGTAGCATTTGATACTGTTGACTGTAGGGATTCTTGTGGTGAAATATTTTTTGATCTACAGGACTATAAGTATTCAAAGGTATTTCCTTTCTGAAAATAGTTTCACAGCTACTTTTCTGCCTTTGTGTCTTAATTTTATCTTCGTTCCATTGTATTTTTTCTATGTTTGTCAATGGCGATAGTTTTACAACCCAAATTTGCTTTTTTTATAGATTGTGAATGAGTAAATGATCTATTATAGTAAGAAGTGGCTATGTGCATTTTGTCTTGGATTTGGTGATAGACaaaaacaataacaacaatTAAACCTTATCATACTTGGAAGGGATTGGCTATATTAGATGATACCATGATATCCTATCATAAACATATGATCATAATGACTGAAACTAAAACCCAAACCGAATGTATGTTGGGATGGATGAAACTTGTATAACTGTTTTTTGTTGACTGATTGATTATTACATCCAATTACAGAATTTCTGGAAAATGCTAGTGTTACACCAGAGAATACTGTTCTTCACTTCTAGAACAACGCtatcttatttattttcatttttctttggcAGAAAAAAATAGAGGAAACTATTGAATGCCAATTACAATATCCATTTTTTGAGGTATGCTggtctaaaattttttattatttcattgttttctttgcatttctTCATACTGGGTTAGAAAAATTTCTATTCGTGTTTGTTGAATCAGCATTTACTTGCATTAGTGATGTGGCGGAAATTGGCAAGTTAAGAAATTATTAATAGaaatacgttgcaagtacagtccttaacAAGCcgaaaatccacttatcaatttaaaaaagggttgtcacaaagatttaaaattaaaatactgggagtatgaatcccaggtcgtctcccaaggaGTTGCTgagagatgtgctattttatcaatcaaatgtttttcaaaaatggttgagttgataaacaggaaattaaaatagagaatttaattaattctaaataaaagccttgactgggagtggattagttggaagccctattcttgttgaaatactctcaagattaattgataattgaaggttattttgtttagttatcccttactaggtaaaggaagGTTAAACACGTTGGAATGCTatttctattcacaagtcccaATCCGCTCATTGAAAAAGGATTAGTGTCAGTGATTAGAGGGCATTCCAACAATGAACCCAATTAATAATTAACCTTTTTAGCATCtcaactcaagggttcctttcaattaactccccatcaagttaggggACTACTCACTCATTGTAAATATAAGACTcataacatagaaaaaagaattaaagaaagacatgataaataaaaactgaaagggattaaataaaatattattctatattaataacttgtgaaaacaatccaatgtcaactctggagaaaacaataatatgaaAGAGTAAATAAAAAGTAAAGAACAGAATATAATGACTAGTACCGGAGGTAgtctcttctcaaaagctaaaacCAAAATCTTCAAGAAATCCTAATTATGAATGTTCAAGTGATAAAACCTAAGGGAGGAGCAATTTCaaatctaaaaactaaaaattatatggaatgaatgttgtcttctgtttctgcatgttccttggctctagtctgtgtttctgggccgaaaactgggttgaaatccggcccagaaactctaccagcgacttctgaaattctgcagatcgtgcacgccacgcggtcgcgtcattcatgcggacgcgtcattcggcATTTTGCTTTCCCACGCGGGCGCGTCGTCGATTCCTCCGCGTCACttatgcttttccaatccgcgcggtcgcgtgagccatacggccgcgtcacttctcgctggtcatctctttaatttcttgtattctttccatttttgcaaACTTGCTTTCTAATCTCCAattcattcatgccctataaagcctgaaacacttaacacacagatcacggcatcgaatgggataaagaagaattaaaatacctaattaaaagtctctaggaagtaagttttcaatcatgtaataattttaggaaggaaatataaatgcatgctaattatatgaataagtgggtaaagatcatgataaaaccacacaattaaacacattataaaccataaaatagtggtttatcaattaGATTGATGGCTTTGATCAGATGCCCATTTGGTGACTTCCTATGCTCAATTTTAACTGGGCCTAAAATAGTTATCAATATGTCAATACATGCAAAACAAGTGTTCTTCCATAACCTTCTTATCATGTATCGAATTGTCATATTACACCTATAATTTCCTTACAGAATATTTTTGGGCTTTGgagagaaaaaattaaaaaaaatggaaaatggGCTTTAAGATGcttattaatttttgtatatgCTTGATAAAATAATACAGCAGAAATTTTTGTGGCTTTGCAATTCTGTCTCAGTCCTATGCTGTAAGAAGTTTTCACATGTGTTGCTAACTTGCTGTGCTTTACCATGATCGGCATGTGGTTGAATGCTTCATTCTCATGCGTTTGCCTATCTTATTTCTGTTGCAGGAAGCATTATCAGTACCTTGGAGGGAACTTCCTAGGAAAATATCAAAGTTGTACGTTGCTATGAGAGGTGTGTTAAATTGTAAAAAACATATATTGTCAGTAATATATGATATAAAagcaaaaattatttaaattagttcAGTATTGGAATGTTTTAGTCAATGGTATCTAGCGTCTTTGATTTGTTCCTTAGACATTAAACCTTGGTAGCAATCaaacaataaaatcaaattGTCTGTTGCAGTTGAAAAGTTTGAAGAGGCTGAAGGCCGTAGTGCAGCAGAAGTTTCTGTTGTAGATCTTTCTGGGGTTCTGAAGTTGAAGAAACAGCTTTGTACTGAGCAAGTATGCTACTTGACTTCATTTTCTCTTTGTAGTGGAGATCAACGGCTCATCTAATTTTTCTGTGATGAACTGTTGACCATCTCTGAATAAATCTCATGTACCTGATACATTTCTAGAAAGATTGGTGACAAGTAGACTAGAGTTTCCACCAGTTTGTGCTGTTATTTGGAGAATCCTTGGTAGGTATTTTATTCAACTATATTTCTTTTAAGTTTTCATAATATCTCTAACAGAATAATGAGTACTCTTACAATCACGGGAGGTTATCAAGGCAATGGAAAGGGAGATCCTCTCAagaacttttttcttttttaatgcTTTTGATATAAAGGGAATTATAGAGAACATTTCTAATTCAAATGCTTGAAGGTGAATATGACATATACAGGAAATTTATGACTGAAGCCCCATAAATCCTAATAGGGGAAGGTTAACACTATCTGCACAAAACTAACCCCTTTAAGTGGACAATATTCTGACTATTgttaactattaatttacatttttAGTTGCTAATTTATTTAGGCTAACTTTCAATTTCCAGTTAGAGTGCTGTAGTAGACAAACGAAATGATTGTATGTTGTGGGCATTGGGCAATCTATAAGCATGTTTCTTTAGAGTAATGAAACTCGATGGTTAGAGACTTTGCTGTATGTAGTACGGTAGTTGGTAAATGTGATTTGTATGTTGTTATATTATATAACATTTTATTTACAATTGAGTTCATGCCCCAATCCCAAATTTCATTTACATATTTCCTTCACATATGGTACTCATGCCAATCTTATAATATTTTGGTCTCTTACGGCTCTTTTGAATGAAATCTATTCTGCATATATCAGTTTGTGAGATCACTTTCACAACGTGCCTGCCTTTTTGTGAGTGCTCCGAATCCAATATGATGGTGTCAAACTATTTTTGTcaatgaaaaacaacaaatgcAGGAATTGATAATAGAAGTTCATCTTAGGAAAAAAGACCCTATTAGCTTTTATTGACATAGAATGAGAGCTGAATAGTGTTGCTTCATGGATGGAATGACGAGAGAAAATTATGATGTAGAGAGGAGAGTAATTACTAGTACACCACTAATTTTGACTTTTGTAATATGAGCAAAGCTTCAGTCTACAACACTCGGTGTCAGAGGTAGCAAAGCAATTTGGTTGTGGAATGGGGGATGCCAATTTTAATATCAAAGTAATAGAGGCTTGTAGTATATGAAAGCACCTAGCTTTATCGTGAACCACCACTGCAAAGAAGAGCTCTGCTAGGTTTTCTCCCAATATATGAGCAATGTCTTCATTGTTTTCCTTTCTTGCACTATATCTTTGTCTTATCTTCTCAGATTGAATCCCAAATTCAGCCTCCACAAAACTTTAGATTTACACCCTCATCACAACTTTGGACAGATGAAAACAATTTGCTACTTCCACATCTATTACTTCTGTTCGTCCTTTTGTTGGACAAAACTAAAAAGGTATACGAAGGTTATTTATTACCTAGAAAATGAGGTTGAATTTatgattttcttttaaatttgatCAATTAATCCTcaaactagaaaataaaattgtgcTTCTGTTCAGACTGCGAGATTGATTATTGATAAATCCATATTTTATGATACTTTTTggattgagtggattttatcaatttatcTTGCACTTATTCATGGAAAATGCATGCTTTTAAGAATTTTTCCTAATTGTGCTTTAGTGTAAAAAATACGCTTTTTGGACTATTAAATtgtcaaaatttaatttacttttatcCCATTTGAtgtcttgatgtgtttgttgagtgattttaggTTTAGAAGATAAGAATGACCTGAAGAAGTGGagagaaagcatgcaaaagtggagaattcatgaagaaaatgAGTTTTGGAAATTTGCCAGGTTGTGCGTATGCATCTCTTCCAATTCATGTGTACGCATTGGTCGTGCATACGCACGACTTGCATCGCGTGACTCACTTAAAAGAACATGTGGCTCGCAATTTCTGGCCTAtattgggcccaatccaacttaTTTCTGAAGCATTTGAAGCAAGAATTCAAGGGAGATCAACTAAGTAGTCTTAGTTTAGGTTTTTATCATGTTTAGGCCAAATTCTAGATAGAGaagctccaacttctctctagaattctaggtttcttagtttaatttctctCTAGTTTTAGGTTTTAATCTTGTTCTAGTGTAGTTTTCTTTACATTTCCTCATTTTACTATCTTAATTTGCCTagtttctcttgttaatttctctattttgatactttttagtttatgaacaattgttgaattctaattttcctttaatgcaatttaatgttTTCATGTTTATTGATGCTTGCTTAAGTTGTTATTATTGCCTTCTTGTATTTTGTAGTAATAGATTTTATTCATTCTAGCAATTTATGATGTTTtcattttatgccttccaagtgtttaaTGAAATACTTCTTTTGATTTTAGAGTATAATTTTGCATTCTTGACTTGTGATTAAGGACTtaggtgaccttgagtcattgatgtctGATATTGATTGGTGATTTAGGGTTATTAGTTGATTTGGTTTCAACTAACGCTAATCTTTTACCAACTTTAATTAGTAAGTTGGTTAGGATTTgtggattgagatcaattatgcCTACTTGATTTTCTTCCGATGTTTAGAGATCGACGAAGTGTGATTAACTCTTTATAATTGTCATGTTTGTGGTTAATGACAAGAATAGTGATCCATGACTCACTACAAAAAACACGCTAATTTGCGGGGTTTTCTAATTTGCGGCGGTTTTTAACCCCCGCAAATTGCGTTACGGTGGTTTAGTAAACTCCCGCAGTTAGGTGTGCGGCAATAAATTACAGGGGTTTTATCAGAACCAATGCAATTTTGAAATCCAAATTGCGGCAGTTTTTGCCCCCCGCTGTTTGCGGGAGTTTCAACTAAATTGCGTCAGTTATCGAAGACTTCCAACAGTTTTGTGTTGCAGCAGTTTTTATTCATGTTGTGGGGGTTTTAAACCCCCGCAAATATGGTAAACTTAAaacgaatttttttttatgttggaGTTGTAAACTCCTACAATTTGAAATGTAATGCCAAAATATTTATACTATGATATATAtagttttttcttattttataaaaaatttgttagaatgcaaaatttaataagaataaaattctttaaagtataaatctaaaatataactcattaaaataaataataatttttttatattataataaaatgcATAATATATGAATCATCACTGTCTGTATAACTCTAAtcctaaaaaattaaacaagctaaaataatataaactcACAACTGCCACTAATGAGCTCTTTACTTGATTAAGtttgtttaataaaaaaaatgtaacatAATACCCTAACAAATGTGCAACAATAAACAACTAATCAATCTTTAAAGCAATACTAAACAATGTCTTCACGATTTTCATTGCTTCCTCCTGATGATGTTCTTCCTGTTGTCGGTGTAATAGTTTCGTTCTCAACATCATTAgcctaaaataaattaaaattagaaatgtCAACATAAAAATTGCCAACATAGATTTGACAAGAGATGGCAATTTACCTGAACTCCATGGTCAAATATACCAGTAAGTTCAATAGGAATTCTTCCTTCTTTAGCAAGAAAATAAGCCTTAAATGCAGCCAATGTCCCATCAAATTTAGACTCCAAACGTTTAAAATCAGCTTGGGAGTAATTGGTAGTAGATGACATTGAAGTTGAAGAATTAACTAACTGGCTAGGATGATTGGCATTTCTGAAAGTATTAGTAGGTGTTGCTCCCATTCTCATGCATCGCACCTTACCAGAATGCTTCTCCCCAAACACTTTGCCAATAGCATCATTTGTGGATGGTCCAGATTCATCTTTCTCATTTTGAGTCATAAGGTATTTCAATTTGTTCCTATATTTGAGATTTAAgcaacaaaaatataacaaaataacaTTAAGGTTTGGCAGATTTTGAAGTAACACTTT is a window from the Arachis stenosperma cultivar V10309 chromosome 3, arast.V10309.gnm1.PFL2, whole genome shotgun sequence genome containing:
- the LOC130966748 gene encoding uncharacterized protein LOC130966748, whose translation is MNNLSRDEQVVVNFEDQQAIGKAQGLLAGYPGTLAVDWCYMKSVLVLKEMCRRNKDARKKQTISHTSGSKPISRKRHEIFLETGSKISRGEMYIKTHTKKDGSFVTDEARDIAVSCTFWNKLKYLMTQNEKDESGPSTNDAIGKVFGEKHSGKVRCMRMGATPTNTFRNANHPSQLVNSSTSMSSTTNYSQADFKRLESKFDGTLAAFKAYFLAKEGRIPIELTGIFDHGVQANDVENETITPTTGRTSSGGSNENREDIV
- the LOC130965278 gene encoding SUMO-activating enzyme subunit 1A-like; the protein is MKGTIVEFCKNIVLFGVWSFTLIDDRIASKEAFSYNFLIPLDENVYGGKTLAQLCCDSLKKFNPMVRVYVQKGDLSTFNVGFFNNFDVVVSSCSLPAKKLANEKYRKISKRVAFDTVDCRDSCGEIFFDLQDYKYSKKKIEETIECQLQYPFFEEALSVPWRELPRKISKLYVAMRVEKFEEAEGRSAAEVSVVDLSGVLKLKKQLCTGPSLNKSHVPDTFLERLVTSRLEFPPVCAVIWRILGRYFIQLCNGKGDPLKNFFLF